Proteins co-encoded in one Rhopalosiphum maidis isolate BTI-1 chromosome 2, ASM367621v3, whole genome shotgun sequence genomic window:
- the LOC113551059 gene encoding homeobox protein vnd, which translates to ISRTKNKLPRLQINNDLKFHDIEYRRRIELLGNGDFIFNRTGDHRNALSRFLRTHSERPLHIQQRKKRSRAAFSHTQVFELERRFNQQRYLSGPERADLAHSLKLTETQVKIWFQNRRYKTKRKQLQVPSGGGGGGGGSPPAKRVAVKVLVRDDKCPKDAVHQTSSEAYHRHSSRHGSQGAVAVAAAAAAAAAAAASGDYRMQQLLQQQLHQHHRSQVHHQRIHRGGDEHASVTYLHPQSTFGNGLHHFPPGAGAAPYYCYEYGPVVAAYLQQEPGSRVSSTTTTDELQDTSDAGSECSINVIDECPTSTTVSE; encoded by the exons ATAtcaagaacaaaaaataaattacctcgcctacaaattaata ATGATCTTAAATTCCATGATATCGAATACCGAAGGAGAATCGAACTTTTAGGTAAtggtgattttatatttaaccggACAGGGGACCACCGAAATGCACTGTCACGATTTCTACGGACTCACAGTGAGAGACCACTGCACATACAACAACGTAAAAAACGGTCTAGGGCCGCTTTCTCGCACACACAG GTGTTCGAGTTGGAACGGCGGTTCAACCAGCAGCGTTATCTATCGGGCCCGGAACGTGCCGACCTAGCCCACTCGCTTAAGCTGACTGAGACTCAAGTGAAGATATGGTTCCAGAACAGACGGTACAAGACCAAGCGCAAGCAATTGCAAGTGCCGTCGGGGGGTGGTGGAGGTGGCGGAGGCAGTCCGCCGGCCAAAAGAGTGGCGGTCAAAGTACTGGTCCGCGACGACAAGTGTCCCAAAGACGCCGTACACCAGACGTCATCAGAGGCCTATCACCGCCATTCGTCCAGACACGGGTCCCAGGGCGCAGTGGCGGTGGCAGCGGCTGCTGCGGCGGCAGCTGCGGCAGCAGCTAGTGGCGATTACCGAATGCAGCAACTGTTGCAACAGCAACTGCACCAACATCACCGAAGCCAAGTGCACCACCAACGCATCCACCGCGGCGGCGACGAACACGCTTCCGTCACTTACCTTCACCCCCAATCGACATTCGGCAACGGGTTACATCATTTCCCTCCCGGCGCCGGCGCCGCTCCGTACTACTGTTACGAGTACGGTCCCGTAGTGGCGGCGTACCTCCAACAGGAACCCGGAAGTCGGGTGTCGTCCACGACCACGACGGATGAGCTGCAGGACACGTCCGACGCCGGCAGTGAGTGTTCCATAAACGTCATCGACGAGTGTCCCACGTCAACGACGGTCTCCGAATGA
- the LOC113553663 gene encoding fatty acyl-CoA reductase wat-like has protein sequence METAGGIAETFKNGTFLITGSTGFLGKILVEKLLRSCTVKNIAILVRSKKGFDASQRVADIYRESLFDRLRNEKPDFMNNIKVIDGNIAEESLGLSTADRNWTIENVNFVFHCAATIKFNEALESAAKINIQGTGNLLSLASQMRNLKGFVHVSTAYSHCPRTEIGEQYYPTPITAMELKNMLGVDEFTESKILGNWPNTYSFTKAITENLISTNENRLPISIFRPSIIGCTNSEPEPGWLNNLNGPTGILTGVMVGFLRTLQLSKDKITDIIPVDYTANALISVMWDTVKRHQDCNQVNEQPKIYNYVSSIDSPLKWSEYMEGMHDVYYVSPPLKSMWYTFYILYTNVWIGLLLKLFLHRIPAAFMDLFLIMTGKSPKMLKMYSKTEAMTDLLKMFTSKQWKFDNSNTIELLSSLSKEDRDKFEFSMENFNWKQYTSSYYYGIRKHILHEDLSNMVEAKSRNRKLFWLHKMLIVIIFFFVLQLCWTCIRYLCKF, from the exons ATGGAAACGGCCGGTGGTATAGCCGAAACATTCAAAAATGGCACGTTCTTAATTACTGGGAGTACGGGATTTTTGGGGAAAATACTCGTTGAAAAATTGCTCAGGTCTTGTACCGTAAAAAATATCGCGATCCTAGTGAGGAGTAAAAAAGGATTTGATGCCAGTCAGAGGGTTGCAGATATCTACAGAGAATCT ctttTCGATCGACTTCGTAATGAAAAACCTGATTTTATGAACAACATCAAAGTCATTGATGGAAACATAGCAGAAGAATCTTTGGGTTTATCGACAGCTGATCGTAACTGGACCatagaaaatgtgaattttgtttttcattgtgCAGCTACGATCAAATTCAACGAAGCGCTAGAGTCGGCggcaaaaataaacattcaagGAACCGGCAATCTATTGTCATTAGCGTCACAGATGAGAAACCTTAAG GGTTTTGTACACGTGTCGACCGCTTATTCGCACTGTCCTAGAACTGAGATCGGAGAACAATACTATCCAACTCCGATTACAGCCATGGagctaaaaaatatgttgggTGTAGACGAATTTACTGAATCTAA AATTTTAGGAAATTGGCCAAACACGTACTCTTTTACAAAAGCAATCACAGAAAATTTGATATCAACAAACGAAAACCGTTTGCCTATTTCTATTTTTCGTCCATCGATCA tcggATGCACGAACTCTGAACCTGAACCAGGGTGGTTGAACAATTTGAATGGACCGACAGGAATACTTACCGGTGTAATGGTCGGATTTTTAAGAACGCTACAGCTTTCCAAGGACAAAATAACCGATATAATCCCAGTGGATTATACCGCCAATGCACTAATCAGTGTTATGTGGGATACCGttaaaag ACATCAAGACTGTAATCAAGTAAACGAACAAcctaaaatctataattacgTTTCAAGTATTGATAGCCCGTTGAAATGGTCTGAATACATGGAAGGAATGCACGATGTTTACTACGTGTCTCCTCCTTTGAAATCAATgtggtatacattttatattttgtacactaACGTGTGGATTGGattattgttgaaattatttttacaccgAATACCGGCAGCATTTATggacttatttttaatcatgacCGGAAAAAGTCCCAA AATGCTGAAAATGTATTCGAAGACAGAAGCTATGACAgatttacttaaaatgtttacttctAAACAATGGAAATTCGACAACAGCAACACCATCGAATTATTGTCGTCTCTAAGTAAAGAAGACCGCGATAAATTTGAGTTCAGCATGGAAAATTTTAACTGGAAACAATACACATCAAGCTATTACTACGGGATTAGAAAACACATATTACACGAAGACTTGAGTAACATGGTCGAAGCGAAATCTAGAAACCgaaa gTTGTTCTGGCtgcataaaatgttaattgttattattttctttttcgtaTTACAATTGTGTTGGACGTGTATaagatatttatgtaaattttaa